The candidate division WOR-3 bacterium DNA window CTTTGGGAACTCCTTATGCCGAAGTCCATGGGGTTTCTGATGATGGTCGGGTTGTTGTTGGTTGGGCAGGAGTTTATAGTCCTCATTATGCCTGGCGATGGAAACCGGATAGTGGAATGATAATTATTCAACCTTTGGTTCCTAACCGAGATGCGGAAGCCTGGGGATTATCAGCAAATGGTGAAGTGGTTGTTGGTTATGGATTTATTGGCAGTGGTAATGATTACCGAGGTTTTCGCTGGCATAATGATACAATGTATCAATTTGGCACTTTGGGCGGAAGGGTAAGTTGGGCGCGGGCTGTTTCTTATGATGGCTCGGTTGTTGCTGGTGGTGCTGAGCATAGTAGCGGTTATAATCACGCCTTTCGTTGGAAGCCTGATTCGGGTATGCAAGATTTAGGAGTCCTTCCTGGTGCTTTACGTAGTTTCGGAATGGCTATTTCCTTAGATGGTCGGGTAGTTGCTGGTTGGTCAGGTTTTGAAAACCAAATCCATCATGCCTTTCGTTGGGAAAATGGTGTAATGGAAGATATCCATAATCCATCTTTTGGTTTTAGTGAAGCGATTGGTATCTCCGGTAACGGTGAAGTGGTAGTTGGTGGTTGGGGACCAGTATCATCAGTGCCAATCAAAGCCTTTCGTTGGACAAGAAATACGGGAATGGTTAACTTGGGAACATTAGGTGGTGATTGGAGTGAAGCCTGGGCTTGTAATTATGATGGTAGCATTGTTGTTGGCTGGTCAGAAGTCTCTACTGGTAATTGGCATGCCTTTATCTGGACACCAGAACGGGGAATGGAAGATTTAAA harbors:
- a CDS encoding T9SS type A sorting domain-containing protein; this translates as MGKKSFLVLFFINLVFSQSLTWLGSLGTPYAEVHGVSDDGRVVVGWAGVYSPHYAWRWKPDSGMIIIQPLVPNRDAEAWGLSANGEVVVGYGFIGSGNDYRGFRWHNDTMYQFGTLGGRVSWARAVSYDGSVVAGGAEHSSGYNHAFRWKPDSGMQDLGVLPGALRSFGMAISLDGRVVAGWSGFENQIHHAFRWENGVMEDIHNPSFGFSEAIGISGNGEVVVGGWGPVSSVPIKAFRWTRNTGMVNLGTLGGDWSEAWACNYDGSIVVGWSEVSTGNWHAFIWTPERGMEDLNVLYANVIPPGCILRDAMAISSNGRYIAGRGYNAQTGRDEAYLLDTQGTAIKEKNLTSHSFFAKGILVINYEVPKRANVRLTIYDNFGREVITLLNKTQEAGRYELKLDLNNLPKNIYFYRLKIGESFKTGKIINCF